A window of Gemmatimonadales bacterium genomic DNA:
TTTCCTGGCGCGGCGCGGGCGCGAGCAGGTCCTGCTGCACCCCCTCGTGCTTCTCCTGCATCCACTTCTCGATCGCGATGCCGATCGCGTCCGGCACGCTCATTACCTTGTTGGGCCCCAGACCGATCACCTTGTCGCTGCTGATGCCGCGCAGCTGACGGTGGATCTCGGCCATCGGAATGCCGGAACGCAGCGCCAGTGAGATCAGCCGGCCCATCGCCTCCACGTCCGCCATCAGCGGCGCGCCGGCCTTGCCCAGGGAGATGAACACCTCGAACGGCTGGCCGCGGTCGTCCTCCGTGATGGTGACGTACGCGGTGCCGAGCGGGGACTCGATCCGCCGCGTCATCCCGCGCAGCAAGTCCGGCCGCGAGCGCTTCTGCCTCCGCTGCGCGTTCTCCGCCTCGGAATCATGGAGCTGTCTCCGCAGCCGCTGCATCTCCGACTCCAGCTCCGCGATCTGGCCCCTGGCCTCGGCCAAGTCGCGTTCAACGTCCGTAGCCGGCCTCGCGTCGCCAATGGTACGGCTCCCGGCTCCCGGCTCCCCGGTACCGCTCCCCGCTCCCCGCTCCCCGAAGGTCGCGCCATTCGCCTCGACCTTCTTCGCCGTGCTCCCCGTGCTCAACACCTGCATCGGCCGGCTGTTGTCGCGGTAGACCGTCACGCCCTTGCAATTCAGCGCGTAGGCCAGCTCGTAGATCCGCCGGACGTCCTCCTCGGTGGCCGACTCGGCGAAGTTGCAGGTCTTGCTGATGGCCGAGTCGGTGTAGTCCTGGAACGCGGCCTGCATGTGGATGTGCCACGCCGGCGAGACGTCGTGAGCCGTCACGAAGACGCGCTGCACTTCGTCCGGCACCTCCGGGAAATGGATGTGCCCTTCCTCGGCGATGCGCTTCATCAGCGCGTCGGAGTACCAGCCGCCCTTCCTGGCGTACCCGACGAAGTCCTCGTTCACGTCCGGCATGAGGACGCCCGCCTGGTTGCGGAGGAACGCCACCGCGAAGAGCGGCTCGATGCCGCTCGAACAGCCGGCCAGGATCGAGATCGTGCCGGTCGGCGCCACGGTGGTGAGGTTGCAGTTCCGGAGCTTCCGCATCGGGCGGATGCGCTCGCCCGCGGCGTCGCGCGCGCAGGTCTCGTCCGGACCCCAGATGCTCCGCTCCCACTCCGCGAACACCCCGCGCTGCTCGGCCAGGCGCTCCGATTCGACCTTCGACTCCTCGTCCAGGAAGTACTGAAGCTTCCGGCCGAACTCGACGCCCTCCTCGGAATTGTACGGGATGCCGAGGCGCACCAGCAGGTCGGCCCAGCCCATCACGCCCAGGCCGACGCGGCGGATCCGCTTGGCGAGGTCGTCTATCTCGGGCAGCGGGTACTTGTTCGCGTCGATGACGTTGTCCAGGAAGTGGGTGCAGAGGTGGATGGTCTGGCGCAGCCCGTCCCAGTCCAACTTCCCGTCCTTCACGAACTCGCCGACGTTGATCGACCCGAGGTTGCAGACGTCGTACGGGAGCAGCGGCTGCTCGCCGCACGGGTTGGTGGCCTCGTACGCGCCCAGGTGCGGGACCGGGTTGTAGCGGTTGGCCTTGTCCACGAAGAAGACGCCCGGCTCGCCGGTCTTCCACGCGCCGTGCACGATCTTCTGGAACACCTCACGCGCGTCCAGCTTCCCCACCACCTTGCGGGTGCGCGGGTGGAGGAGGTCGTAGGGCTTCCCGGCCGCCAGCGCGTCCATGAACTCGTCGGTGACGGCGACCGAGATGTTGAAGTTGGTGATCTTGGACGTGTCGTTCTTGCAGGTGATGAAGTCCAGGATGTCGGGATGGTCCACCCGGAGGATGCCCATGTTGGCGCCGCGCCGGGTCCCGCCCTGCTTCACCACGTCGGTCGAGGCATCGTAGAGCGACATGAAGGAGACCGGCCCCGAGGCCACGCCCATCGTGGAGCGCACCACGTCGTTCTTGGGACGGAGGCGCGAGAAGGAGAAGCCCGTCCCGCCGCCCGACTGGTGCACCAGGGCCATCGCCCGCAGGGTGTCGTAGATGCCGCTGCTGCCGTTGGAGAGCGCGTCTTCCACGGGAAGCACGAAGCACGCCGAGAGCTGGCCGAGCGGACGGCCGGCGTTCATCAGGGTGGGGCTGTTCGGCATCCACTTCCGCTCCGCCATCACCCGGAAGAACTCCTCGGCTACCGCTTCCACCGCGCCCTCCGACGCGCCATAGGTCCGGTCGGGCGAGGCGATGGTGCGCGCCACCCGCCAGAAGAGGTCCTCGGGCTTCTCGGCCGGCTTCCCGGTGTAGTCCTTCACCAGGTAGCGGCGCTCGAGCACCGTGATGGCATTGGCGCTGAGCCGCAAAGCGCGGCCGCGGTCGGATGCGGATGAAGCCATGGCTCGATACTCCGGCAACAACAGGGTCTTCGGGACTAAACCCGGCCGATGCAACCTAATCTAAACTGGTTGGCGATCTTACGATGACCGGCGGGGCTATTCGGCGAGGGGTCAAAGTAGGAGCGGGGAGCGTTCCGGGCAACACCCCTAAAAGGTCGTGCGGGCGCCAGCGATTCCGGTTATCCGCATCACAAACCTGCTCATCTGGGGATGGGCGGGACCTTACCCTCGCGGTGGAGTCGCGCCAGCGCGACGTAGTGGGCGACAGTGGCGGCGATCCGCTCGCGCAGTGCCGCGTCCACCGGCTTGATCACCCGCGCCGGCACGCCTATCACCAGCGATCCCGGCGCGATCTTCATCCCTTCCTTCACCACGGCGCCGGCCGCCACCACGGATCCGGTGCCCACGTGCACGTGGTTGAGGAGGATGGCGCCCATCCCGATCAGGCAGTGGTCCTCGACGGTGCATCCGTGAAGGATGGCGCGGTGGCCGACTCCGACGTCGGCGCCGATGGTGCACGGCACGCCCTCGTCAACGTGGACCATCGTGAGGTCCTGGATGTTGGTGCGGTCGCCGATGGTGATGGGCGCCAGGTCCGCGCGGAGGACGCACTGGTACCAGACGCTGGACTCGGCGCCCAGTCGCACGTCGCCGAGCACGTCGGCGCTCGGCGCGATGAAAGCCGACGGGTGGATTACTGCCGTGGGGCGGGGCGGATGAGGATCGTGGTCCAGGCCGCGACGGGCGCGTTGTTCTTCGTGGCCGGCTGGAAGCTCAGGTCCTGGGCGTAGGCTGCCGCCGCGAGCGCGAAGGCCGGGCAGCTCCCGCGCTGGGTGGCGGTCGGCGTGCCGACCACCTGGCCGTCGGCGCTGACGCGCAACAGTATGGTCGCGGCCGTGGTGCCGCTCGGGCAGCCGTCCGGGATCGTGATCTGCGGCGCGCCCCTAGGCACCGGCCGGTTGTCGTAGCACGCCTTGCCAGGATTCGACACGCTGCTGGTCGCTTCGCAGTTCACGCCCGGCGCCGCCGGCGCAGGTGGCGCGGCCGGCGTGGTGGGCGTCGCCGTGCCGCCGGCCGCAACCAGGACGACGTTCTGAACCTTGGTCTGATTCAGCGCGATGTCCACCCTCACGCTATACGGCCGGAAGCCCTGCGCCTCGATCTCCACGGTGTGCCGGCCCACCGGCAGCTTGATCTGGGTGCCCGTCGTGGGCTGACGGTCGATCCTCACCTGAGCGCCGCTCGGCACGTTGCGCAGCGTCAGGGTGCCCTGGCCGGCCGCGGGCAGCGTCGCTGATGGCGCGCTGGGGGTGACGGGCGGCCTGCGGACGGGCGGCGTGCGGACGCTGGTGTCGGGGTTTCGGGTAGTCGAGGCGGGCGGCACGGCCACGCCCGGCCGCGTCGCGGCGGTGCCGGGGAGCCTGGATGAGTCGGCGCCCGCCGGGGACACTGGCGCGAGTGCGACAACCGGAGGCTGAGCGGCGGTATCAGCGGCGACGCCGTTCTGCGCCGGCCTCATGACGCCGAAGTAGTAGCCCGCCAGCCCGAGTGCCACGACGCCGAAGCTCGCGGCGGCGTAGATCGGCACCTTGCTCTTCCGTTGCGCCGCGGCTTTGGCGGCCGCGGCTTTCGCGACTTCGGCGGCGACGACATCCTTGGGTTTGCCCATCGAGGCCGAGGCGCGCGGCAGTGGCGTCGTCGCGGCCGAAGCGATCGCGGACGGCTTCGCGGGTGCCTTCACCGGCTCGATGGCCCGGGTCGGCAAGGTGGACATGTCGGCCACCGACATCACGCCGGCGGCGCCACCCGCGCCCTCCAGCGCCTGGACCAGCTCCTCGGCGCTCTGGTACCGGTCTTCCGGTTTCTTCGCCATCATCCGCTGGATGACGGGGAAGAGGCCGCGCTGGTCGGCGGTGTCGAGCGGCGGGGTGGGCAGCTCCTCCATGATGTGCTTGTAGCCGATGGAGAAACTGTCTTCGCCGTCGAACGGCACGTGTCCGGTGAGGCATTGGTAAGCGACCACGCCTAGAGAGTACATGTCGCTGCGCCCGTCGAGGTTCTGGGCGCGCGCCTGCTCGGGGCTCATGTAGTGCGGCGTACCGATGGACATACCGGTGCCGGTGAGCTTGGCGCCCGACTGCGCCTTGGCGATGCCGAAGTCGGTTACGATGGCCTGCCCTTGCTCGTCGAACATGATGTTGTCGGGCTTGATGTCACGGTGCACGATGCCGTGCTTGTGAGCGTAGCCGAGGGCGCGGGTGCACTCGATCAGCACGCGCTTGATCTCCGGCACCGGCATCGCGCCGCGCGCTTCGATCACCGCCGAGAGGGACTTGCCGCGGATGAACTTCATCACGAAGTAGATCACGCGGCCGGATTTGCCGACGCGATAGATCGGGATGATGTTGGGGTGCTCGAGCTTGCCGGCGGTGCGCGCCTCGCGCTGGAATCGCTCGACGAACTCCGCGTCGAACGAGAGCGAGAACGGCAGGACCTTGATCGCGACCTCGCGCTCGAGCTGCTTGTCGCGCGCCTTGAACACCACCGCCATGCCGCCCCGGCCCAGCTCCTTCTCCAGCTCGTATTCCTCCTTCAGCGCTTCGCGGACGAGGTCCGCCTCATCGGGCTGCGGCGGCGCCGCGGCCATGGCTGCCGTCGCCTGCCCCGCGCCCGTGAGCGTCGTGAGATCCAGCCCGCACGTCGGACAGAACCGACTCGATACCTGGACTTCGGTGCCGCAGCGGGAGCAGAACATGGACGCTCGGGAGTACGGAGGATAACGTCTGGAACGGGGGGAACTTAGGCCGCTGCCGGAGAAGGTGTCAAGGCACGCGGGCGCTTCCGATTTCCAGGGGCTGCCGCCGTACCACGCGGCGGCCCGAGGCCGGGTCCTCCAACTCGAGGGTGAGGGTGTAGCGGCCGGGCGGGAAGCCGCTGAGGTCGAGCCGCTGCTGCACCCGCGCCCGCTGAGGAGCGTCGGTGACGGTCGTGTAGGCGAGGTTCGCGCCCCCGCCACCGCCGAAGATCCTGCGGAAGACCGAGCGGCCGCCCCGGGAGGCCACGATCACTCGAGTACCGACGCTCGCGCCCTGCGGGAGCCCGTACAGCTCGTAGTAGAGCGACGCCGTGCCGTCCCTCGGGAAACGCTGGAGCGGGTTCAGGGGGACCTCGCCCTCGGGACGCCGCCAGACGAGCCCGCTGCCCTCACGTCCGATCACCAGGTCGCTCGCCGCGAAACCGGGGCCCACGCGCGGCACCTCCACCGCGCGCGCGCTGACGAGCGCACCGGCGTCGGCTTGCGGCTCGGCGATCACGAGGTGGTAGCGGTAGCTGCCCGCCGGCACCCGGACGACCAGCTGCTCGGTGAGGAAGCTCCCTTCGGGCAGCGGCTGCGCGCTGCGGAACACGCGCACCGTATCGATCGTAGCCACGGCGCGCATCGAGCTGTCGTAGACCATGAGCCGCAGCGCGAGCGGGTAGGCGGGCGCGCCGGAGGTCGTCCCAACCGAATGGAGCCGCCCGGCGGGGATGGCGAAGACCACGTGCAGCTCGGTCGCGAGCGACGCGTCGGCCACGGCGAACGAGGAGACGACCGGCCTCAGGTCCTCGCCGAAGCGCATCGCGTAGGAGTCGGTGCGCACGCCCAGGTACACTGCCCTGCGGCCTTCGGCCCGCTCCTGGGCCATCAGCGGCCCGCGGCCGACCGACGAGAGGCGCGCCATCTTCTCGTACCGCGGCGACAGCGCGGCCCGGGAGTTGAGCAGCTCGTAGATCACCGCCGTTGGGAGGTCGCTCCGCGTCTGGATCGCGATGGCGGTGCTGAATCCGTACACGTCGAAGAGGCTTTCGACGAGCCGGTAGTCCTGCACGTCGCCGCGCGCCACGAAATGGAAGACGACGTCGCGCTCGGGCGGCAGCCGGCGGTAGAGCCAGCTCTCGTTAGGCTCGACCTGCGCGTCGGAGTACTGGGCCCTCCCGTCGGGCTCGCCGTGGCGGAGGTATATCACGCCGCGGTCGTCAAACTCCTGCTGCGTCGTGTCGCGGTACGCGACGGTGATGTCGTTGCTCCGGCGCCGCGAAACGAGCAGGAAGTGCGTGCGAACGTACCGACCGCGACGGAACTGCTCGAGCAGCCGCTCGCCGGGGCGGCGGCCGTCGGACAGGTCCCGCCGATCCCAGAACCCGCCGAGCCACGGGCCCACCGAGTCCGGGGCCAGCCCGTCGAACGAGGCCAGCTCCCCGGGCGTGGCGATCCACCCCAGGTCGCGCCGGAACTCGCGCCTGGCCGAGTCGCTCACCGGGGCGCGTCCCGCGCGGGCGTACGCGCCCACCGCGGAATCGCGACGGCCCAGCGCCGCCAGCGAACGGGAGATCTCGATGCCTCCCACTCCCGGATCGCCGCCCGCGTCCAGGAAGCCGCGGAGCGCTACCAGCGCCGAGTCGTGCTCGCCAAGTTGCCGCTCGACCCGGCCGCGCATCAGCAGCACCGCGGGCACGCGGCCGGCGGGCGTGGCGGAGGCCTCGCGCAGGGCCCGCTGCGCCACGGTCAGCCGCGGCGATATGCGCTGCCTGAGCGCGGTGGAGGACAGGTCCACCAGCGCCGAGCTGAACCCCGGGTCCGCCTGAAGCGCTCGCGCAAAGGCCCGCGCCGCCTTGGACAGCGGATCGAGTCCGAGCACCTCGCGGATGTTCGCGAGCGGGATGACTCCCGACTCCACTATCGAGAGCTCCGTCACGCCAAGCCAGTACCACGCGTACGGCCAACTCGGCCGCAACTCGGCCGCCCACTCGAACTCGGATGCCGCCTCGTCGTAGTGCCGGTTCGCGCCGGTGAGCTCGCCCAGCCGGAAGGCGAGGAACCCGAGCTCGAGATGGATCATGGGATCGTCGCGGTGCTGGCGGGCGAAGGCGATGCGCTGGCGTTCCAGCGCGAGTAGCGCCGTCGAATCGCCGCGCGCCGAGAACGATGCGCGTATGGAGTCGAGGGCCGCCCGCCCGCCCGGCTCCTGGGCGGGCGACGTGCCCGGCGCGAGCAGCAGAGCGAATGACAGGAGCGTTCCGGCCCGATTCACGATGGGCATGTCAATCAATGTACCCCGACGCATGCGCGCCGGTTCGATCCGTCAGAACCCCGAGCCCACCGCGAAGTACGCCGCGCCGCCCCCATCCGAGCGCAGGGCGGAGCCGAAGCGAAAGCGCACGGGAAAGTCGTACGCGATGCCGAGATCCGTGACGAGCTCGAGGCCGACCGAGCCGATAATGAAGCACTCGGACGTCGCGCCGCCACCACCACCACTGGGCGCGGTGTCGGCGCAGCTGCCGGGCGCGATCGTACCGCCCGCGTCCGCAAAGACCACCATCGAGACGCGATCCAG
This region includes:
- a CDS encoding protein kinase, with amino-acid sequence MFCSRCGTEVQVSSRFCPTCGLDLTTLTGAGQATAAMAAAPPQPDEADLVREALKEEYELEKELGRGGMAVVFKARDKQLEREVAIKVLPFSLSFDAEFVERFQREARTAGKLEHPNIIPIYRVGKSGRVIYFVMKFIRGKSLSAVIEARGAMPVPEIKRVLIECTRALGYAHKHGIVHRDIKPDNIMFDEQGQAIVTDFGIAKAQSGAKLTGTGMSIGTPHYMSPEQARAQNLDGRSDMYSLGVVAYQCLTGHVPFDGEDSFSIGYKHIMEELPTPPLDTADQRGLFPVIQRMMAKKPEDRYQSAEELVQALEGAGGAAGVMSVADMSTLPTRAIEPVKAPAKPSAIASAATTPLPRASASMGKPKDVVAAEVAKAAAAKAAAQRKSKVPIYAAASFGVVALGLAGYYFGVMRPAQNGVAADTAAQPPVVALAPVSPAGADSSRLPGTAATRPGVAVPPASTTRNPDTSVRTPPVRRPPVTPSAPSATLPAAGQGTLTLRNVPSGAQVRIDRQPTTGTQIKLPVGRHTVEIEAQGFRPYSVRVDIALNQTKVQNVVLVAAGGTATPTTPAAPPAPAAPGVNCEATSSVSNPGKACYDNRPVPRGAPQITIPDGCPSGTTAATILLRVSADGQVVGTPTATQRGSCPAFALAAAAYAQDLSFQPATKNNAPVAAWTTILIRPAPRQ
- a CDS encoding gamma carbonic anhydrase family protein; protein product: MLGDVRLGAESSVWYQCVLRADLAPITIGDRTNIQDLTMVHVDEGVPCTIGADVGVGHRAILHGCTVEDHCLIGMGAILLNHVHVGTGSVVAAGAVVKEGMKIAPGSLVIGVPARVIKPVDAALRERIAATVAHYVALARLHREGKVPPIPR
- a CDS encoding vitamin B12-dependent ribonucleotide reductase is translated as MASSASDRGRALRLSANAITVLERRYLVKDYTGKPAEKPEDLFWRVARTIASPDRTYGASEGAVEAVAEEFFRVMAERKWMPNSPTLMNAGRPLGQLSACFVLPVEDALSNGSSGIYDTLRAMALVHQSGGGTGFSFSRLRPKNDVVRSTMGVASGPVSFMSLYDASTDVVKQGGTRRGANMGILRVDHPDILDFITCKNDTSKITNFNISVAVTDEFMDALAAGKPYDLLHPRTRKVVGKLDAREVFQKIVHGAWKTGEPGVFFVDKANRYNPVPHLGAYEATNPCGEQPLLPYDVCNLGSINVGEFVKDGKLDWDGLRQTIHLCTHFLDNVIDANKYPLPEIDDLAKRIRRVGLGVMGWADLLVRLGIPYNSEEGVEFGRKLQYFLDEESKVESERLAEQRGVFAEWERSIWGPDETCARDAAGERIRPMRKLRNCNLTTVAPTGTISILAGCSSGIEPLFAVAFLRNQAGVLMPDVNEDFVGYARKGGWYSDALMKRIAEEGHIHFPEVPDEVQRVFVTAHDVSPAWHIHMQAAFQDYTDSAISKTCNFAESATEEDVRRIYELAYALNCKGVTVYRDNSRPMQVLSTGSTAKKVEANGATFGERGAGSGTGEPGAGSRTIGDARPATDVERDLAEARGQIAELESEMQRLRRQLHDSEAENAQRRQKRSRPDLLRGMTRRIESPLGTAYVTITEDDRGQPFEVFISLGKAGAPLMADVEAMGRLISLALRSGIPMAEIHRQLRGISSDKVIGLGPNKVMSVPDAIGIAIEKWMQEKHEGVQQDLLAPAPRQETVVRPITSAPSMHGAQPQPSAHPNEPHMLGACPDCGSQLEYAEGCVKCHVCGFSECG